The Bacillus zhangzhouensis region TTATTTTGTTCAAAATGATGTTTATCGGATACCTGTACGGTATCCGTTCTGAAAGACAACTCGAAAAAGAAATTTACTATAACATGGCGTATAGATGGTTTTTAGGTTTGAACATCAATGACCCCGTTCCTCATCACTCGACCATTAGCTGGAATCGTCGGACTCGCTTCAAAGATACAACGATTTTTCAAGATATTTTTGATGAAATTGTGCTCCAAGCCATCAATCATGATATGGTAGGAGGCCGCGTTCTTTTTACTGATTCCACTCATCTTAAAGCCAATGCCAATAAACATAAATATACGAGAAAAACGATTGAACAAGATACTCAGAACTATATAAATCATTTAGAAGAAGCGATCCAAGAAGATCGGGTGGCACACGGAAAAAAGCCCTTAAAGATAAAGGAGGAGGTGAAAACAGAAAAAAACATCCGTCAAAGTAAGACTGATCCTGAAAGTGGCTATCTTTATCGTGAAAATAAACCGGAAGGATTTTTCTACCTGGACCATCGTACAACCGATATGAAGTTCAATATCATCACGGATGCCCATGTTACGCCCGGCAATGTCCATGATTCCGTTCCATATCTTGAACGATTGGATCACCAAATCGCCCGATTTGGTTTTCAAGTAGAAGCTGTTGCCCTTGATTCTGGTTATTTGACAACGCCCATCTGTAAAGGTTTATCTGATCGTCATATTTTTGGTGTCATTGCACATAGACGCTTTCATCCAACAAGAGGATTATTCGAGAAGTGGAAATTCCAGTATGATTCTGAACATGATCATTACATATGCCCAAATGGTGAGAAGCTATTATATACAACAACTGATCGAAAAGGTTATAGGTT contains the following coding sequences:
- a CDS encoding IS1182 family transposase produces the protein MFHTRHSSQHEAEFVLLDQLVEEDHLLRKIDQYIDFSFIVDKVKPYYSENKGRPSLDPLILFKMMFIGYLYGIRSERQLEKEIYYNMAYRWFLGLNINDPVPHHSTISWNRRTRFKDTTIFQDIFDEIVLQAINHDMVGGRVLFTDSTHLKANANKHKYTRKTIEQDTQNYINHLEEAIQEDRVAHGKKPLKIKEEVKTEKNIRQSKTDPESGYLYRENKPEGFFYLDHRTTDMKFNIITDAHVTPGNVHDSVPYLERLDHQIARFGFQVEAVALDSGYLTTPICKGLSDRHIFGVIAHRRFHPTRGLFEKWKFQYDSEHDHYICPNGEKLLYTTTDRKGYRFYKSDTKKCVSCPFLENCTRSKNHQKVISRHVWEEHKEKIRQNRLSAFGKELYQKRKEKIERSFADSKQLHGLRYCRLRGKQNVSEQVLLTAACQNMKKIATHLAKLG